From the genome of Cellvibrio japonicus Ueda107, one region includes:
- a CDS encoding adenylosuccinate synthase encodes MGKNVVVLGTQWGDEGKGKIVDLLTDQVSLVTRFQGGHNAGHTLVIDGKKTVLHLIPSGILREGVTCMIGNGVVLSPEALLKEINELEATGVPVRQRLRLSPACPLILSYHVALDQAREAARGDAKIGTTGRGIGPAYEDKVARRGLRLGDLADMGRFAVKLKEILKFHNFVLANYFKAPEVDYDKTLADCAAWAKELLPMMADVTEQLHAARESGQSILFEGAQGSLLDIDHGTYPFVTSSNTTAGGTATGSGFGPLYLDYVLGITKAYTTRVGSGPFPTELDCEVGAYLGEKGHEFGATTGRKRRCGWFDAVAVRHANRINSVTGLCLTKLDVLDGLKTVKICIGYQDGQGNPVGIPYDAEGWADVQPIYEEMPGWSESTVGAKSLDDLPANARAYIERLQELIKTPIDIISTGPDRVETIVLRHPFAE; translated from the coding sequence ATGGGTAAAAATGTCGTGGTATTGGGCACCCAATGGGGTGATGAAGGCAAGGGTAAAATCGTTGACCTGCTGACCGACCAGGTGTCGCTGGTGACTCGTTTCCAGGGTGGCCACAATGCCGGCCATACCTTGGTGATTGACGGGAAGAAAACCGTTCTCCACCTGATTCCCTCGGGAATACTGCGTGAGGGGGTCACCTGTATGATTGGCAATGGCGTGGTACTGTCTCCCGAAGCTTTGTTAAAAGAGATTAATGAGCTGGAAGCGACAGGTGTGCCTGTTCGCCAGCGTTTGCGTCTCTCACCCGCTTGCCCGTTGATTCTTTCCTATCATGTTGCCCTTGACCAGGCGCGCGAAGCTGCCCGTGGTGATGCCAAAATCGGTACAACCGGCCGTGGCATTGGCCCTGCCTATGAGGACAAAGTGGCTCGTCGCGGTTTGCGCCTCGGCGACCTGGCAGACATGGGACGTTTTGCCGTTAAGCTGAAAGAAATACTCAAGTTCCACAATTTTGTATTGGCAAACTACTTCAAGGCCCCGGAAGTAGACTATGACAAAACCCTGGCAGATTGTGCCGCCTGGGCTAAAGAATTGCTGCCTATGATGGCTGATGTCACAGAGCAGTTGCACGCTGCACGCGAATCCGGTCAAAGTATCCTGTTTGAAGGTGCACAGGGCTCCTTGCTTGACATTGACCATGGTACTTACCCCTTTGTTACCTCTTCCAACACCACTGCCGGCGGCACTGCAACAGGCTCTGGCTTTGGCCCTCTCTATCTGGACTATGTACTGGGCATTACCAAGGCCTATACCACCCGCGTAGGCTCGGGCCCTTTCCCTACTGAGCTTGATTGTGAAGTGGGGGCTTATCTCGGTGAAAAAGGCCATGAATTTGGTGCCACGACCGGGCGTAAGCGCCGTTGTGGCTGGTTTGATGCAGTGGCGGTGCGCCATGCTAACCGTATTAACAGTGTTACAGGCCTCTGTCTTACCAAGCTGGATGTACTGGATGGCTTGAAAACGGTAAAGATCTGCATTGGTTACCAGGATGGTCAGGGCAATCCAGTAGGGATTCCCTACGATGCCGAGGGTTGGGCAGATGTACAACCTATTTATGAAGAGATGCCTGGCTGGAGTGAGTCCACTGTAGGTGCCAAGAGCCTTGACGACCTTCCTGCCAATGCACGCGCTTATATTGAGCGCCTGCAAGAGTTGATCAAAACCCCAATCGATATTATTTCTACAGGTCCGGATCGGGTCGAGACTATCGTTCTGCGCCACCCCTTTGCAGAATAA
- a CDS encoding ATP phosphoribosyltransferase regulatory subunit, giving the protein MTYADRWLLPEGVEEILPGEAKAIDSLRRKLLDLYSAWGYDMVIPPLLEYTDSLLTGSGRDIDLLTLKVTDQLSGRTLGIRADITPQTARMDAHSFNRQGANRLCYAGHVVHARPKNPLATRTPIQAGIEFYGEADLAADIEVVSLLLESLQVAGLPRLHIDLGHVGIYRAIANDAGLTTAQEQEFFELLQRKAVTEIHAWVEANIPSADKAAAFILLPSLAGGIEVLDRARSQFAHLPQVIDALDHLQQLAAVVMARYPSAELYFDLGEVRGYHYLTGIVFAAFAPGYGNPIASGGRYDHIGEVFGRARPATGFAVDITALSKLGFIGQHDVSAIAVEVNQDPQQWAAIKALRARGERVIQLTPAGQLAELKCDRQLLLLDGKYQVVPLQ; this is encoded by the coding sequence ATGACCTATGCCGATCGTTGGCTTTTGCCGGAAGGGGTTGAAGAAATCCTGCCGGGGGAGGCCAAAGCAATAGATAGCCTGCGCCGCAAGTTGCTGGATCTCTACAGCGCTTGGGGTTATGACATGGTTATCCCTCCCTTGCTTGAATACACTGACTCGCTTTTGACCGGGTCCGGGCGGGATATAGATCTGCTGACACTTAAAGTCACTGATCAGTTATCTGGCCGCACCCTCGGAATCCGGGCTGATATTACCCCGCAAACGGCGCGTATGGATGCCCATAGTTTTAATCGCCAGGGCGCTAATCGTCTCTGTTATGCCGGTCATGTCGTACATGCCCGGCCCAAGAACCCGCTTGCCACCCGAACTCCCATCCAGGCGGGAATCGAGTTTTATGGCGAAGCGGATTTGGCTGCCGATATTGAGGTGGTTTCACTGTTGCTGGAATCGCTGCAGGTCGCAGGACTGCCACGCTTGCACATAGACCTGGGGCATGTGGGAATCTACCGTGCCATCGCAAATGATGCCGGTTTGACTACTGCGCAGGAACAAGAGTTCTTTGAGTTGTTGCAGCGCAAGGCCGTGACAGAGATTCACGCTTGGGTAGAGGCGAATATTCCGTCTGCCGATAAAGCGGCTGCCTTTATCCTCCTGCCTTCACTGGCTGGTGGCATAGAGGTGCTTGATCGGGCGCGCAGCCAATTTGCCCATCTGCCTCAAGTAATCGACGCTCTCGATCATTTGCAGCAGTTGGCTGCCGTGGTGATGGCCCGCTACCCCAGCGCTGAGCTTTATTTTGATCTGGGTGAGGTTCGTGGTTATCACTACCTGACCGGGATTGTATTTGCCGCATTTGCACCGGGTTATGGTAACCCGATAGCCAGTGGTGGCCGTTACGATCATATTGGTGAAGTATTTGGACGGGCTCGTCCAGCGACCGGTTTTGCTGTCGATATCACCGCGCTAAGCAAGCTGGGATTCATTGGACAGCATGATGTTTCTGCGATTGCTGTTGAGGTCAATCAGGATCCACAACAGTGGGCGGCGATTAAAGCGCTTCGCGCGCGTGGTGAGCGGGTTATCCAGCTAACACCCGCCGGCCAATTGGCAGAGTTGAAGTGCGATCGGCAGTTGTTATTGCTGGACGGCAAGTATCAGGTAGTCCCGCTCCAGTGA
- a CDS encoding DUF2065 domain-containing protein, with translation MSLVGEHCALQSEVFMWEELGRAFCLMLVLEGIIPFLYPARWRRLVASLAEVTDKQLRSMGLVSMAIGVGLLYLIN, from the coding sequence ATGAGCCTGGTAGGTGAACACTGCGCGTTACAGTCTGAGGTTTTTATGTGGGAAGAGCTGGGTCGGGCATTCTGTCTCATGCTGGTGCTCGAGGGCATCATTCCCTTTCTCTACCCCGCCCGTTGGCGCCGCCTGGTGGCCAGTCTGGCCGAGGTAACTGATAAACAGTTACGCTCTATGGGTCTGGTATCCATGGCCATAGGGGTTGGTTTGTTATACCTGATTAATTAA
- the hflC gene encoding protease modulator HflC has protein sequence MSSKGLFAAFLLFLGTIIAFNSLYVVTEYERAVVLQFGRLVDMDVKPGLHAKIPFAEKVRKFDGRLLTADMVEASFFTVENKRLIVDSYIKWRILDVEAYYKATGGVEDLAVDRLAQRVADGLRNQFGRRTLHDVVSGKRDELMKEITQSINEEAIKLLGVEVKDIRVKRVDFPAEVSRPVYDRMAADREKEAREYRAQGKEQAEVISADADKQRAVLEANAFRDAERIRGEGDAKAAAIYAAAFSKDPEFYSFVRSLNAYKTSFGTKDDLMVIDPNSDFFRYLKNAKGKN, from the coding sequence ATGTCTAGTAAAGGTCTTTTCGCAGCATTCTTGCTGTTCCTGGGGACTATCATTGCCTTTAACAGCCTCTATGTTGTGACTGAATATGAGCGTGCTGTTGTCCTCCAGTTCGGTCGCCTGGTTGATATGGACGTTAAGCCCGGGCTCCATGCAAAAATCCCTTTTGCTGAAAAAGTGCGCAAGTTTGATGGCCGTTTGTTAACGGCTGACATGGTAGAGGCCAGTTTCTTTACCGTTGAGAACAAGCGTTTGATTGTGGATTCCTACATCAAATGGCGCATTCTGGACGTGGAGGCCTACTACAAGGCTACAGGCGGTGTTGAGGACCTTGCGGTTGATCGCCTTGCCCAGCGTGTTGCCGATGGCCTGCGCAACCAGTTTGGTCGCCGTACCCTGCACGATGTGGTTTCGGGTAAACGCGATGAGTTGATGAAAGAAATTACCCAAAGCATTAATGAAGAAGCCATCAAACTGCTGGGTGTTGAGGTTAAGGATATTCGCGTCAAGCGTGTCGATTTCCCGGCGGAAGTGAGTCGCCCTGTGTACGATCGTATGGCGGCCGACCGGGAAAAAGAAGCGCGTGAATATCGCGCCCAGGGTAAAGAACAGGCTGAGGTTATCAGTGCTGATGCTGACAAGCAGCGTGCCGTGCTTGAAGCGAATGCCTTCCGCGATGCCGAGCGTATTCGCGGTGAGGGTGATGCCAAAGCGGCGGCTATTTATGCGGCTGCCTTTAGTAAGGATCCGGAGTTCTACAGCTTTGTGCGTAGCCTCAATGCGTACAAAACCAGTTTTGGAACCAAAGATGATCTGATGGTCATAGACCCTAACAGTGACTTCTTCCGTTACCTGAAAAACGCCAAAGGTAAGAACTGA
- the hflK gene encoding FtsH protease activity modulator HflK: MAWNEPGKDKDPWGSRNNNDGPPDLDEAFKKLQDKLNGMFGGGGGSKRGSGGSGFGFMAVIALIIAAVFYVAVGVYQVDAKERAVVLRFGAFADIKGEGLNWRWPLIEQVIIVNTTSARQYSSKGLMLTEDESIVELPLTVQYNVADVKAFALNVRDPETSLRHATDSAVRHVVGSSELNQVLSEGRQAIAAEVQRRLQAYLEAYGAGINVMNVNIQEARPPQEVRAAFDDVIKAKEDESRLKSQAQAYSNAVIPEARGRAQRMMEEAEAYRAEVIARAEGETDRFENLLAEYKRAPEVTRERLYLDAVESVMGSASKVMVDVKGGNNMIYLPLDRMGGARSVKSVDSSPAPLDPYNTRSMQPAETLVSPSVRREVR, from the coding sequence ATGGCCTGGAATGAACCGGGAAAAGACAAAGACCCTTGGGGTAGTCGCAATAACAACGACGGGCCCCCAGACCTGGACGAGGCGTTTAAAAAGCTACAGGACAAGCTGAACGGCATGTTTGGTGGTGGCGGTGGTTCCAAGCGGGGCTCGGGAGGCTCCGGGTTTGGTTTTATGGCTGTTATCGCCCTCATTATCGCGGCTGTGTTCTATGTGGCTGTGGGTGTCTATCAGGTGGATGCAAAAGAGCGTGCTGTGGTGCTGCGCTTTGGTGCCTTTGCGGATATCAAGGGGGAGGGCCTTAATTGGCGCTGGCCGTTGATTGAGCAGGTGATCATTGTGAATACCACCTCAGCGCGCCAGTACTCTTCCAAGGGCTTGATGCTTACAGAAGATGAAAGCATTGTTGAATTGCCTTTGACGGTCCAGTACAACGTGGCGGATGTCAAAGCCTTTGCGCTGAATGTCCGCGACCCTGAGACCAGCCTGCGCCATGCAACAGACTCTGCGGTGCGCCATGTGGTGGGCTCTTCGGAGTTAAACCAGGTGTTGTCCGAAGGCCGCCAGGCTATTGCCGCCGAGGTTCAGCGTCGCCTCCAGGCTTATTTGGAGGCCTATGGTGCTGGTATTAACGTTATGAACGTCAATATCCAGGAAGCTCGTCCTCCACAGGAGGTTCGTGCGGCCTTTGACGATGTTATTAAGGCTAAAGAAGATGAGTCCCGCCTGAAAAGCCAGGCACAAGCTTACTCCAACGCGGTTATTCCCGAAGCCCGCGGTAGGGCTCAGCGTATGATGGAAGAGGCCGAAGCCTATAGGGCTGAAGTTATTGCCCGTGCTGAGGGTGAAACGGACCGCTTTGAAAACCTGTTAGCAGAGTATAAGCGGGCGCCGGAAGTCACGCGCGAGCGTCTCTACCTTGATGCGGTAGAGAGTGTCATGGGAAGTGCATCCAAAGTAATGGTTGATGTTAAGGGCGGCAATAATATGATCTATTTACCGCTGGATCGTATGGGAGGGGCTCGCTCAGTGAAGTCTGTCGATTCTTCTCCCGCACCGCTGGATCCCTACAACACCCGATCCATGCAACCTGCTGAAACTCTCGTCAGCCCCAGTGTTCGCCGGGAGGTGCGCTAA
- the hflX gene encoding ribosome rescue GTPase HflX, translated as MFFDRPESGELAVLVHLNLSHGQEAEDPREFEELVLSAGGDPVAFLTGSRVTPTAKYLISTGKLEELRQLVQEHKAELAIFNHTLTPSQERNLEKELQCRVLDRTGLILDIFAQRARTFEGKLQVELAQLRHTATRLIRGWTHLERQKGGIGLRGPGETQLETDRRLLRNRITQIESRLEKVRSQREQGRRSRQRAAIPTVSLVGYTNAGKSTLFNLITGAEVYAENQLFATLDPTMRRIELADIGAVVLADTVGFISHLPHRLVEAFRATLEEASNSSLLLHVIDSAAEERLRNIEQVDLVLEEIGAADLPQLRVYNKLDLLEGASPQIDRDDSGKPIAVWLSAQTGVGLDLLAQAISELLGKGIVAGSLVLEPQQGRLRAMLYSQQAVIDEHYRDDGNLEIYIRLPKDDLLRILSACGTQYDSLLWLDPGDDGELQNPDASPT; from the coding sequence TTGTTTTTCGATCGCCCCGAATCAGGTGAACTGGCTGTGCTGGTTCACCTGAATTTGTCTCATGGCCAAGAAGCCGAAGATCCTCGTGAATTTGAAGAACTGGTGTTATCCGCTGGTGGTGACCCTGTTGCGTTCCTCACGGGTTCGCGCGTTACTCCCACAGCCAAATACCTGATCAGTACCGGTAAGCTGGAAGAATTACGCCAGCTGGTGCAAGAGCATAAAGCCGAACTGGCAATCTTTAATCACACCCTGACTCCCAGCCAGGAGCGCAACCTGGAAAAAGAATTGCAATGTCGAGTGCTTGATCGCACAGGCCTGATTCTGGATATTTTTGCCCAGCGTGCACGTACCTTTGAGGGTAAGTTGCAAGTCGAGCTGGCCCAGCTGCGCCATACCGCTACCCGGTTGATCCGCGGTTGGACCCACCTGGAGCGACAGAAAGGGGGAATAGGCCTGCGTGGCCCTGGTGAGACCCAACTGGAAACAGACCGGCGCTTATTGCGCAACCGGATTACACAAATTGAATCCAGGTTGGAAAAGGTGCGCTCGCAGCGTGAGCAGGGGCGCCGCTCGCGCCAGCGAGCAGCGATTCCGACAGTGTCTTTGGTGGGATATACCAACGCTGGCAAGTCGACGCTATTCAATCTCATCACCGGTGCGGAGGTGTACGCTGAGAACCAGTTGTTCGCTACCCTGGACCCCACCATGCGACGTATAGAGCTGGCAGATATTGGTGCGGTCGTACTGGCGGATACGGTGGGTTTTATCAGCCATCTCCCGCATCGCCTGGTGGAGGCATTTCGTGCCACGCTGGAAGAGGCCAGTAACTCCAGTTTGTTATTGCATGTGATAGATTCTGCAGCAGAGGAGCGCCTGCGTAATATTGAGCAGGTTGACCTGGTGCTGGAAGAGATAGGCGCAGCAGATTTACCGCAATTACGGGTTTACAACAAGCTTGATTTGTTAGAAGGTGCATCCCCGCAAATTGACCGCGATGATTCTGGCAAACCAATTGCCGTCTGGTTATCTGCCCAGACTGGGGTTGGCCTGGATTTGTTGGCCCAGGCAATTTCTGAACTGCTTGGCAAGGGGATTGTTGCCGGGAGCCTTGTGCTGGAGCCGCAGCAGGGGCGCTTGAGAGCCATGTTGTATAGCCAGCAAGCGGTAATAGATGAGCATTATCGCGATGATGGCAATCTTGAGATTTACATACGTTTACCCAAAGACGATTTGCTGCGTATTCTGAGTGCTTGTGGCACCCAATATGATTCACTTCTCTGGCTCGATCCGGGGGACGATGGGGAATTGCAAAATCCGGATGCGTCCCCAACCTAG
- the hfq gene encoding RNA chaperone Hfq translates to MSKGHSLQDPYLNVLRKERVPVSIYLVNGIKLQGQVESFDQFVVLLKNTVSQMVYKHAISTVVPSRAVRVPLLNEAGGAEGEEDEQAE, encoded by the coding sequence ATGTCAAAAGGGCATAGTTTACAAGACCCTTACCTGAACGTTCTGCGCAAAGAGCGTGTGCCTGTATCGATTTACCTGGTAAACGGTATCAAGTTACAAGGCCAGGTTGAGTCCTTTGACCAGTTCGTTGTACTGCTCAAAAACACAGTAAGCCAAATGGTTTACAAACATGCTATCTCTACCGTTGTCCCGTCTCGTGCTGTTCGTGTTCCTTTGCTGAATGAAGCGGGCGGTGCTGAAGGCGAAGAAGACGAGCAAGCCGAGTAA
- the miaA gene encoding tRNA (adenosine(37)-N6)-dimethylallyltransferase MiaA: protein MDSTRLPVIFLMGPTASGKTDLAMRLREHLPVELISVDSTLVYRGMDIGTAKPSPEELAAAPHRLIDIRDPAEPYSVADFLVDAEREISAIHRQGNIPLLVGGTMLYFRALLDGLAQMPAADTSVRAQIEADAAQFGWPYVHQQLAEVDPDVAADIHPNHSQRVSRALEVYRVSGKTMTQLRREQQASGDVRAFEDRYCVRQIAISPRDRAILHQRIEQRFHAMLAQGLVEEVRRLYQRGDLHTDLPAIRAVGYRQVWDYLDDKLHYDEMVARGIIATRQLAKRQFTWLRGWMTNEGARSTSENSQLHWLYTETEQGKPLAKEEIVRCALNFLKPTAI from the coding sequence ATGGATAGTACGCGCCTGCCTGTTATTTTCCTGATGGGGCCAACGGCGTCGGGAAAAACCGATCTGGCAATGCGCCTGCGCGAACATTTGCCGGTGGAATTAATCAGTGTGGATTCGACCCTGGTATATCGGGGGATGGATATAGGCACCGCCAAGCCGTCACCGGAAGAACTGGCGGCAGCCCCCCATCGGTTAATCGATATTCGCGATCCGGCTGAGCCTTATTCGGTCGCTGATTTTTTAGTGGATGCCGAACGTGAGATTAGCGCTATCCACCGGCAGGGAAACATTCCATTGCTGGTGGGAGGCACCATGCTCTATTTTCGTGCGCTCCTTGATGGTCTGGCTCAGATGCCGGCTGCAGACACCAGCGTGCGCGCGCAAATTGAAGCCGATGCGGCACAATTCGGGTGGCCCTATGTACATCAACAACTCGCCGAGGTGGATCCAGATGTTGCCGCTGACATACACCCCAATCATTCCCAGCGCGTCAGTCGGGCATTAGAGGTTTATCGCGTCAGTGGCAAAACCATGACGCAATTGCGACGTGAACAACAGGCATCCGGCGATGTCAGAGCATTCGAAGATCGTTATTGCGTCCGGCAAATTGCAATAAGCCCGCGTGATCGCGCTATTTTGCACCAGCGTATAGAGCAGCGGTTTCACGCGATGTTAGCGCAGGGATTGGTCGAAGAGGTGCGCCGACTTTACCAGCGCGGCGACTTGCATACCGACCTTCCGGCAATCCGTGCAGTGGGGTATCGCCAGGTATGGGACTACCTTGATGACAAACTGCATTATGACGAAATGGTTGCACGTGGCATAATCGCAACCCGTCAGCTGGCCAAGCGGCAATTTACCTGGTTGCGCGGTTGGATGACGAATGAGGGCGCTCGGTCGACAAGTGAAAATAGTCAGCTACACTGGCTATACACTGAGACTGAACAGGGAAAACCACTGGCAAAGGAAGAAATTGTGCGTTGCGCCTTGAATTTTCTCAAGCCGACAGCCATATAA
- the mutL gene encoding DNA mismatch repair endonuclease MutL — protein sequence MRKIKLLSPRLANQIAAGEVVERPSSVIKELLENSLDAGATRLDIEIEDGGIKLMRVRDNGGGIDKDDLPLALSRHATSKIYELDDLEAVATLGFRGEALASISSVARLALVSSTSEDSAGWQVVAEGRDMETQISPAPHPRGTTVEVRDLFFNTPARRKFLRSEKTEYTHLEDVVKRLALSRFDVAFNLRHNGRAIYAWRAGDSQLEQERRVAQVCGPAFMENAVFIEMERGSLRLWGWVAQPTFSRSQADLQHFYVNGRAIRDKLVSHAVRQAYQDVLYHGRHPAFVLYLELDPSTVDVNVHPTKHEVRFRDNRTVHDFIYSSLHHALAKVRPEDTLARKAADLGEDTPGIAPYAVSPRPLVEGIAAGEFKGQGAMSFAPSTSGGYRPGYTSVSPGTIREQMHTYGELLASAEPVTARALPQTPTEDIPPLGYALAQLKGIYILAENAQGLIVVDMHAAHERITYERMKAAYAHGGLQTQPLLVPESIAVSEKEADCAEQFADIFKTLGFELQRAGPETLLIRQLPVILNRAQAEQLVRDVLSDLIEHGTSERIQHHINEILATMACHGSVRANRKLTIPEMNALLRDMEATERSGQCNHGRPTWFLQSLDELDKLFMRGQ from the coding sequence ATGCGCAAAATCAAACTCCTGAGTCCCCGCCTCGCTAACCAGATTGCTGCCGGTGAGGTGGTAGAGCGACCATCGTCAGTCATTAAAGAACTCCTGGAAAACAGCCTGGATGCGGGCGCTACGCGCCTGGATATAGAAATAGAGGACGGCGGCATCAAGCTGATGCGGGTGCGCGATAATGGCGGTGGTATCGATAAGGATGACCTGCCTTTGGCACTGAGCCGTCATGCCACCAGCAAAATCTATGAGTTGGATGATCTGGAAGCGGTAGCGACACTGGGGTTTCGCGGTGAAGCGTTGGCCAGTATCAGTTCGGTAGCCCGACTGGCGCTGGTTAGCAGTACCTCGGAGGATAGTGCCGGCTGGCAAGTCGTGGCCGAAGGGCGCGATATGGAAACCCAAATCTCTCCAGCACCCCACCCGCGCGGTACGACAGTTGAGGTGCGCGACCTGTTCTTCAATACGCCCGCCCGCCGCAAATTCCTGCGCAGTGAAAAGACCGAATACACCCACCTGGAAGACGTGGTAAAGCGCCTTGCCTTATCGCGCTTTGATGTCGCCTTTAATTTGCGCCATAACGGCCGCGCTATCTATGCCTGGCGTGCCGGCGATTCCCAACTGGAACAGGAGCGTCGCGTCGCCCAGGTATGCGGCCCGGCCTTTATGGAAAACGCTGTGTTTATCGAGATGGAGCGCGGTAGCTTGCGCCTGTGGGGGTGGGTTGCCCAGCCAACCTTTTCCCGTAGCCAGGCAGATTTGCAGCATTTTTATGTCAATGGCCGGGCGATTCGCGACAAGCTGGTCAGCCATGCGGTGCGCCAGGCTTATCAGGATGTGCTCTACCATGGCCGCCATCCGGCATTTGTACTCTACCTGGAGCTGGATCCGTCAACGGTGGATGTCAATGTGCATCCCACCAAGCACGAAGTGCGTTTCCGCGATAACCGTACCGTGCACGACTTTATCTATTCCAGCCTGCATCACGCCCTTGCCAAGGTTCGCCCGGAAGACACCCTGGCGCGTAAGGCTGCCGACCTTGGCGAGGACACTCCTGGAATTGCCCCCTATGCGGTCTCCCCGCGTCCGTTGGTAGAGGGGATTGCCGCGGGAGAATTCAAAGGCCAGGGCGCGATGAGTTTTGCCCCGTCCACCTCGGGCGGATATCGCCCGGGCTATACCTCTGTGTCGCCGGGAACAATACGCGAGCAAATGCACACTTATGGCGAATTACTGGCGTCGGCGGAGCCTGTGACCGCGCGTGCCTTACCGCAAACCCCCACAGAAGACATACCCCCTTTGGGCTATGCGCTTGCTCAACTTAAGGGCATTTATATCCTGGCAGAAAATGCCCAGGGCCTCATTGTGGTGGATATGCATGCTGCCCACGAGCGCATCACGTATGAGCGAATGAAAGCAGCCTATGCCCATGGCGGCCTGCAAACCCAGCCGCTCTTGGTACCTGAATCGATTGCTGTCAGCGAAAAAGAAGCCGATTGCGCCGAGCAGTTTGCCGATATTTTTAAAACCCTGGGATTTGAATTACAGCGCGCCGGCCCGGAGACACTGTTGATCCGCCAACTGCCGGTTATCCTCAATCGCGCACAGGCCGAGCAATTGGTGCGCGATGTGCTGTCTGACCTGATTGAACATGGCACCAGTGAGCGCATCCAGCACCACATCAATGAAATACTTGCCACCATGGCCTGCCATGGTTCGGTCCGCGCCAATCGCAAATTAACCATTCCTGAAATGAATGCGCTGTTGCGCGATATGGAGGCCACCGAGCGGAGTGGCCAATGCAACCATGGGCGGCCAACCTGGTTCCTGCAATCGCTGGATGAGCTCGACAAATTATTTATGCGTGGCCAGTAA
- a CDS encoding N-acetylmuramoyl-L-alanine amidase, whose protein sequence is MGFVHRLYRLGVLMVLLCSSLVEAANINGVRVWRAPDHTRIVFDLDGPVVHTLSTASNPERVILDITNVKLNTGTQGLALADTPISQIRSSVQNQRDLRLVLDLKTRVRPNSFSLKAHGTMHDRLVLDLHDLALTETTAAVAPQPVVPAPVPSLNTPTAQVAKPAPAQPVRPTQEINGKRNIVVAVDAGHGGEDPGAIGPNRLREKEVTLAISRELVAAINAQPGFSAKLTRTGDYFIPLKKRRDIARTMKADLFVSIHADAFTRASARGASVFALSRTGATSETARFLAERENESDLIGGVGSISLDDKDQVLAGVLVDLSMTATLNSSLQVGSHVLRSMGGIAHLHKRQVEQAGFMVLKSPDVPSILVETGFISNPDEARKLATPAYRKQMADALFKGIKQYFMQHPPAGTLLAAQMASGQVKGIEREHTVASGDTLSAIAMRYGVSVNQLMRHNSMRTTTVKVGQTLKIPAS, encoded by the coding sequence ATGGGTTTTGTTCATCGTTTGTATCGACTGGGTGTGCTAATGGTGCTGCTGTGCTCCAGCCTGGTCGAAGCTGCCAATATCAATGGTGTTCGCGTATGGCGGGCTCCGGATCATACACGCATTGTGTTTGATCTCGACGGCCCTGTTGTGCACACGCTTTCAACCGCATCCAATCCTGAACGGGTTATTCTCGATATCACCAATGTAAAGCTCAATACGGGTACCCAGGGGCTGGCGTTGGCAGATACACCCATTAGCCAGATTCGCAGTTCCGTACAGAACCAGCGCGATCTGCGCTTGGTGTTGGATTTGAAAACCCGGGTGCGGCCCAACAGTTTCTCGCTCAAGGCCCATGGCACCATGCATGATCGATTGGTGCTGGACCTGCATGATCTAGCGCTGACGGAAACTACCGCAGCGGTTGCGCCCCAACCTGTGGTACCAGCGCCAGTCCCGTCACTGAATACACCCACGGCACAAGTGGCAAAACCGGCGCCGGCCCAGCCTGTGCGCCCAACACAGGAAATCAACGGCAAACGCAATATTGTGGTGGCAGTGGATGCCGGCCATGGCGGTGAAGACCCGGGTGCTATTGGTCCCAATCGACTGCGTGAAAAAGAAGTGACCCTGGCCATCTCCCGCGAGCTGGTTGCTGCGATCAATGCCCAGCCTGGCTTCAGTGCCAAGTTGACACGGACAGGCGATTATTTTATTCCCCTCAAAAAGCGCCGGGATATTGCCCGCACCATGAAGGCGGATTTATTCGTGTCCATTCACGCTGATGCCTTCACCCGTGCCAGCGCGCGCGGCGCCTCGGTATTTGCGTTGTCGCGCACCGGGGCGACATCCGAAACCGCCCGCTTTCTGGCTGAGAGGGAGAATGAGTCGGATTTGATCGGGGGGGTGGGCAGTATCAGCCTCGATGACAAGGATCAGGTGCTGGCAGGGGTGTTGGTGGATTTATCCATGACCGCCACCCTGAATTCCAGTTTGCAGGTGGGCAGCCATGTGCTGCGCTCCATGGGCGGGATCGCCCATTTGCATAAGCGCCAGGTAGAGCAGGCCGGGTTTATGGTGCTCAAATCTCCCGATGTGCCCTCCATCCTGGTGGAGACGGGATTTATTTCCAATCCCGATGAGGCGCGCAAACTGGCGACGCCGGCCTATCGCAAGCAAATGGCCGATGCGCTCTTTAAAGGCATCAAGCAATATTTTATGCAGCATCCACCGGCGGGGACCCTGCTCGCGGCCCAAATGGCGTCCGGCCAGGTTAAAGGTATTGAACGTGAGCACACGGTTGCCTCGGGTGATACACTCTCGGCCATTGCGATGCGCTACGGTGTCAGTGTCAACCAACTGATGCGCCACAATAGTATGCGCACCACCACCGTTAAAGTGGGCCAGACCTTAAAAATTCCTGCCAGTTGA